A stretch of DNA from Brevibacillus ruminantium:
AGCACGTACAGAAAATGGTGGAAAGCAAGCATGAAGGAAGAGAAAAAGGCGCTCATGGTTTCTTCCTCACCAAAGGAACTGAGCTGCTGGACTTGCTGAAGCTGGATGAAGCGGGACTGCAAGCACAGTTGAAGGAAGGAAAATCGCTGGCAGACATCGCGAAGGCTCAGGGTGTTTCCACAGAGGATGTTGTCAGTCTGATCGTGAAGCAGCAGGAGAATCAACTGGCGGAAGCCGTGAAAGCAGGCAAGCTGACCCAGGAGCAAGCGGACAAGATGAGTGAAAACGCGAAAGAGCGGGTTCAAAAGATGGTAGAAAGCACGCATGAGGGCAGAGAAAAAGGCCCGCGCCTCGTATTCTCCCAAGGGAAAAACACCGAGCTGCTTGATCTGCTGAAGCTGGATGCGGAGCAGCTGGCAACCGAAATGAAAGCCGGCAAATCGCTGGCGGACATCGCCGAGGCACAGGGCGTAGATGTTGAGGATGTGATCGCGCTCTTGACCAAACAGCGTGAAGACCAGCTGGCGGAGGCAGTGAAGGCAGGAAAAATCCCGCAGGAGAAAGCCGATAAGCTGAAAGCTGATCTGGAGGGCGCAGTGAAAAAGCAGGTAGAACATAAATGGAGCGGCGATGCCAAAAAGGTTGTCGTTGAGGAGTAAGTGATCCGTTGCACCATAGCAGGAGCATGTCCAAGGCAGGTGAGTTTATCACCTGTCTTTTTCAAATATTCTTCCAAAAAATTCATGATTTAATTGGACCACAGGCCTATTTCCTAAAGCACAGAGACAATGATTTTGCGCTAGCGGGCAGGTACCGGAGAGGTAGAAGGAGGAAGCAAGTTTGAGGTCCAGCAACGTAAAGACGACCGTTATCATCCTTACGATTTTCAGTGTCCTGGCAGGTTGTTCTCCCCAGCAAGGCCCCATGGGGCAACGGGGAGGGGCGGGACAGCGGGCAATACCGGTAGAAGTGAAGCAAGTCAGTCAGGAAACATTTGGCCAAAAGCTGTCGCTCAGCGGTAGATTGGAAGCAAGCAACCAGGTCGCTCTGACATCCAAAGCAAGTGGCCGAATCATGCAGGTGCATGCCAAAGTCGGGGATCAGGTAAAGGCAGGGCAACCGATCGTGACGCTGGAGGGTGAGGAGATCAATATCCAGCTCCAACGCTCGGAAGCAGCACTTCTTTCTGCACAAGCCAGGTACAAGGAAGCCAAAGAAGGAACGCCGGAGGAGACGGTGGCCCAGACCAAAAACCAGCTGACCGATCTTCAAAACAAATACGACACAGCAAAGAAAGAGCTGGAGCGGACGACGACTCTGTATCAGCAGGGGGCCATATCAGCCGCGGAATACGAAAAAGCAAAAGCAGCGCTGGACAGCGCCGCAATCAGTCTGGAAAACCAGAAGGAGAAGCTGAAGCTCGATCAAAAGGGGCCGACAGAATCCTCGTTGGCAACGGCCCAAGCTACACTGAAGCAGGCTGAAGCGGATCTGGCACTGTCTCGGCTCAACGCATCCAATCTCGTCGTGAAAGCGCCGATTGATGGCGTTATTGGCTCACTTCAGGCTGCTGTCGGGAGCAATGTAGGCACGAATACTGAGATTGCCCAGATTATCAATCTGACAAAAATAAAGGTAAAGACACAGGCTACGGAAAGTCAGGTAGGCTTGTTTCGCAATGGACAAGAAGTAGAGGTCAAAGTCCCATCCGTTCAGTTGGTTACGAAAGGGATCGTCTCCTCGGTCAGCCCGCTTGCTGATGCATCCAAATCGTATCCGATCGAGATCGAAATCGACAATCCCGATCTGCAGCTGAAGGCCGGCATGATAGCCTCCATCGAAATGACGGGAAAGCCGCATGATGCCCTGATCATCCCCAGAGAAGCGATCATCTCGCGGGAAGCGCAGGATTACGTGTACATCGTCGAGGACGACAGGGCAAAAATGGTTGCGGTAAAACGTGGAGAGTCGGATGGCGAACGTGTCGAGATCCTGGAAGGGCTTTCGGCCGGCGAAAGCGTCGTCATCAAAGGACAAAACACGCTGACAGACGGTTCCGGTGTGGTCGTAATCGACCCGAATCAGCCAAATTCGTCTGATTCGATTCAAAACAAGGACCGGCAACGAGGGCCGGGCAACCAAGGGAACCCGGGCAGAGGTCAAGGCCAAGGCCAGGGACAAGGTCAATGGGAGGGCCAAGGACAAGGGCAGGGCAAGGGACAAGGTCAGCGGCAGAAGCAAGGTCAGGGCCAGGGACAACCGCAGGGCCAAGGCCAGGGAAATAGCCCGGCCAGCCCGGAAAATCAGGAACCCGCAGCCGCGCCAAAAGGATAGGTGAACCTTCATGCATATATCTGATCATTCCATTCGTCGGCCCGTGACTGTCATGATGGGTGTCCTGATGGTGATTATTTTGGGAATTCTCTCCCTGATGCGAATCCCTATCGACCTCTATCCACCAATTGAGATTCCGACCGTGGCTGTATCGACAAGCTATTCCGGAGTCGGTCCCAAAGAAATAGAAAATCTGGTGACCAAGCCGATTGAGCAGGCTGTGGCAACAGTAGCCGGAATCAAATCGGTCACCTCCACCTCCCGGGAGGGCTCCTCTCAGGTGATCGTGGAGTTTAACTATGGCACAGATATTGACGCATCTGTCTCGGAGATTCAGCAAAAGGTGGAGCGGGTCAGAAGATCGCTGCCTGATGATGCGGATTCGCCAACGGTAATGCGTTTTGACCCGAACAGCTCCCCGATTTTGACGCTGGCGGTCTCCTCGCAGATGAGCGCGGACCAGCTCCGCGCCTTTGTCGATGAGCAGGTCGTCCCGTATCTCGAACGTTTGGAAGGAGTGGCTTCGGTCACGGTATCGGGCGGTTTGCAAAGAGAGATTACGGTGCGTGTCGACACTGACAAGCTGGAGCAGTACGGTGTCACGCTGGCTGATATCAGTCAGCAGCTTCGCAATCAGAATCTGAACTCCCCAGGCGGTACAGTGACAGAGGGCGGGACCACCTATACGGTTCGCGCCATGGGAAAATTCTCCTCTGTGGATGACATCAAAAAGGTAGCGATTCCGCTGCGGGGCGACGGTCATGTGTTCCTGGAGGATCTCGCGCTCGTTACGGAAGGCTACAAGGCTGTATCGATCGAAAGCAAAATGGACGGGCAGCCCACTGTAACACTGTCGATCATGAAGCAGTCCGGGACCAACACGGTCGCTGTGGTTGACCGCATCAACGAAGAACTGGAGAAGATCAAGAATTCCCTATCGGTGGAAATGAATGTGTTCAGTATCTCTGACCAGTCCGCGTTTATCCGCGCATCGATTAATACCCTGGTCCACGACACGCTCATCGGGGGCATCCTGGCCATCTTCATCATCTGGTTTTTCCTGAAAAGCATCAGCAACACACTGATTATTGGAACCGCTATTCCCATTTCCATCATCGCCACGTTTGCCCTGATGTTCTTTGTCAATATGTCGCTCAATACGATGAGTCTGGGAGGCCTCACGCTCGGTGTCGGGATGATCGTGGACGATGCCATCGTCGTCCTGGAAAATATCCATCGCCACCGGCACAAAGGGCTATCGATCAGACAGGCGGCGGTCGCGGGAACAAAAGAAGTGGCGATGCCGGTCATTGCCGCTACGCTTACGACGGTTGCCGTCTTCTTTCCCATCGTGTTTGTCGAGGGCGTGACGGCCCAGTTGTTTAAAGACATGGGTGTCACGGTTTCCTTCGCCCTCTTGGCATCGCTCGTGGTATCGCTGACTGTCACCCCGATGCTGACAGTGAAATGGACCGCATCCCAAAAGCTGGGGAAAAAGGCGGAAAAGGTTGATGCCAGGAACCGTGGGTCTCAGCTTTACAAGCGATTGTTAGCCTGGTCGCTTGGCCATCGAAAAAGCGTGCTCGCCATCGCGCTTTCTTCTTTGATCGGAGGCGTCGGATTGGTGCCGTTTATCGGGATGGAAGTCATGCCTGCTTCCGATCAGGGCCAGGTCAATATCTCCTTTTCTCTGCCGAATGGAACCGAGCTGGAGAAGACGAGAGAGGTACTGACCAAGGCGCTGGAGATCGCATCCGGTGTTCCGGAGGCCAAGACGATCTTCTCCAGCCTCGGCAGCGCCAACGCTACGCGCGGCGGAAATGCAAACAGCTCAGCCGCATCGCTTATGCTCGTCCTGTCAGACCCGTCGGAGCGAACGCGCACAACAGCGGAAGTAGTCGATGATCTGCGCAACAAGCTGAATCGCTTTCCCGGAGCGCGTGTCCGTGTAAGTGAATCGGGCGGCATGATGTTGCCTGGTCTTGGAGGGCAGGGCTTTGGCGGCAGCTCCGCTCCGATTTCCTACGCCTTGCGGGGAAGCGACGAAGCAACCCTGAAGGATTTGGCTGAGCGCCTCACCAATGCCATTGCCGATGTTGACGGCATCCGCGAAGCAGATAATACGCTGGAGGAGTCACGCCCTGAGATTCAGGTTCGGCTGAATCGGATGAAAGCAGCAGGACTGGGCATCACCCAATCCGCATTGACCAGTACGATTCAAACTGCTTTGCGGGATCAGGTAGCGACACGCATGGAGACTGGCGGAAGCGAAATCGATGTCACCCTCAAGCTGGATAAAGAGCGGACAGCCAGTATGCAAGATATTGAAAATCTGCTCATGACAACACCCCGAGGAGAAATCATCCAGGTGAAAGAGGTTGCGGATGTCGTCATTGCAGGAGGACCGCAGAGCATCCAGCGCTACAATCAAGCCCGCGTGGTCAATGTAACCGGGATGCTCGCACCCGGACGTGATTTGGGCAGCGTTTCGGAAGAACTGAATCGCGTAATCGCCAATTTTCCCGTTCCGCCAGGCTATGTCATCGAAAAGCAAGGGCAGAACCAGCAGTTGGATGAAACCACCAAAGGTATGATTCTGGCCTTCGGTCTTGCGGTGGTGCTGGTTTACATCATTCTGGCAGCGCAATTCGAATCGCTCGTTTACCCGCTTTCGATCATGCTGTCGGTGCCGCTCTCGTTTTTCGGCGCCAGCTTTAGTCTCTGGGTGACCGGACGAACACTGAGCATACCCGCATTTATCGGGATTATCCTCCTGACGGGAATCGTGGTGCGCAATGCCATCGTACTGGTCGACTTTATCAATGTTCTGCGCAGGCAAGGGATGGGGCGCACAGAAGCGATATTGACTGCTTCCCCGATCCGCCTGCGCCCGATTATGATGACGACGCTGTGTACCGTTATGGGCCTCTTCCCGCTCGCTTTAGGGATTGGAGAGGGCGGGGCAAGTCAGTCCCCGATGGCCACCGTCGTGATCGGAGGCTTGCTTTTCTCTACACTCCTTACATTGATCGTCATTCCGGTGGTGTATTCACTTCTGGACGATTTGCAGAGATGGCTGAGAAAAATCGGCACCATCTTCCAACCCTCTCGCAA
This window harbors:
- a CDS encoding efflux RND transporter permease subunit; its protein translation is MHISDHSIRRPVTVMMGVLMVIILGILSLMRIPIDLYPPIEIPTVAVSTSYSGVGPKEIENLVTKPIEQAVATVAGIKSVTSTSREGSSQVIVEFNYGTDIDASVSEIQQKVERVRRSLPDDADSPTVMRFDPNSSPILTLAVSSQMSADQLRAFVDEQVVPYLERLEGVASVTVSGGLQREITVRVDTDKLEQYGVTLADISQQLRNQNLNSPGGTVTEGGTTYTVRAMGKFSSVDDIKKVAIPLRGDGHVFLEDLALVTEGYKAVSIESKMDGQPTVTLSIMKQSGTNTVAVVDRINEELEKIKNSLSVEMNVFSISDQSAFIRASINTLVHDTLIGGILAIFIIWFFLKSISNTLIIGTAIPISIIATFALMFFVNMSLNTMSLGGLTLGVGMIVDDAIVVLENIHRHRHKGLSIRQAAVAGTKEVAMPVIAATLTTVAVFFPIVFVEGVTAQLFKDMGVTVSFALLASLVVSLTVTPMLTVKWTASQKLGKKAEKVDARNRGSQLYKRLLAWSLGHRKSVLAIALSSLIGGVGLVPFIGMEVMPASDQGQVNISFSLPNGTELEKTREVLTKALEIASGVPEAKTIFSSLGSANATRGGNANSSAASLMLVLSDPSERTRTTAEVVDDLRNKLNRFPGARVRVSESGGMMLPGLGGQGFGGSSAPISYALRGSDEATLKDLAERLTNAIADVDGIREADNTLEESRPEIQVRLNRMKAAGLGITQSALTSTIQTALRDQVATRMETGGSEIDVTLKLDKERTASMQDIENLLMTTPRGEIIQVKEVADVVIAGGPQSIQRYNQARVVNVTGMLAPGRDLGSVSEELNRVIANFPVPPGYVIEKQGQNQQLDETTKGMILAFGLAVVLVYIILAAQFESLVYPLSIMLSVPLSFFGASFSLWVTGRTLSIPAFIGIILLTGIVVRNAIVLVDFINVLRRQGMGRTEAILTASPIRLRPIMMTTLCTVMGLFPLALGIGEGGASQSPMATVVIGGLLFSTLLTLIVIPVVYSLLDDLQRWLRKIGTIFQPSRKIKTASLEE
- a CDS encoding efflux RND transporter periplasmic adaptor subunit, with the protein product MRSSNVKTTVIILTIFSVLAGCSPQQGPMGQRGGAGQRAIPVEVKQVSQETFGQKLSLSGRLEASNQVALTSKASGRIMQVHAKVGDQVKAGQPIVTLEGEEINIQLQRSEAALLSAQARYKEAKEGTPEETVAQTKNQLTDLQNKYDTAKKELERTTTLYQQGAISAAEYEKAKAALDSAAISLENQKEKLKLDQKGPTESSLATAQATLKQAEADLALSRLNASNLVVKAPIDGVIGSLQAAVGSNVGTNTEIAQIINLTKIKVKTQATESQVGLFRNGQEVEVKVPSVQLVTKGIVSSVSPLADASKSYPIEIEIDNPDLQLKAGMIASIEMTGKPHDALIIPREAIISREAQDYVYIVEDDRAKMVAVKRGESDGERVEILEGLSAGESVVIKGQNTLTDGSGVVVIDPNQPNSSDSIQNKDRQRGPGNQGNPGRGQGQGQGQGQWEGQGQGQGKGQGQRQKQGQGQGQPQGQGQGNSPASPENQEPAAAPKG